A region of the Polaribacter sp. L3A8 genome:
TTATTAAAAATAGCAAATTTTTTGATATAGCCATCATTTTCACCAACCTTAAAATTAAAAGGGAAATTCCAAAATATGGTTAATAATACGCCTACTAACAAAAATAAATATAAAACTCTCTTTGTATTTTTTGGTGTGAAAATTTTTACGAACATCCTATTTTAAACTATCAGAATTAATGTTTAAAACACATTTTTGGTCCAACTCATAAAACAAAGGCATTCTTACCAAAGTATCTGCATATCTATCGCAATTAGGTAATTCTCTGCCATCATGCTTATCTTTAAAATAAGGGCTAGAATGCAAGCTTACATAATGAAAAACAGGATTTATTGCTCTTTCTTTATACCCAGAAATAAACTCATTTCTCTTTTTTAAAGATGCTAAAAGCACATAAAACATGTGTGCATTATTTGTTGCATAGTGGGGCACCATTGGTAATGACACCTTTTCCTCTTCTTTAAAAAATTGATAATATGTATTCCAAATTTCTTTTCTTCTATTCTGAATATCTTCTAAATTTTCTAATTGCGCCCATAAGAAAGCCGCAATGATTTCTGATGGTAGAAAAGAAGACCCCACATCTACCCATCCATATTTATCTATTTCTCCTCTAAAGAAAGCAGAACGATTGGTTCCTTTTTCCCAAATAATTTCTGCTCTTTCTATAAATTGTTCATCATTAATACCTAACAAACCTCCTTCTCCACTAATTACGTTTTTTGTTTCGTGAAAAGAAAATGCCGACAAATGACCAATACTTCCTAATGCTTTTCCTTTGTAAAAAGATTCTATCGCTTGGGCTGCATCTTCTACAACGTAAATTCCATATTTTTTAGCCAATGCCATAATTGTATCCATTTCGCAAGCCACGCCTGCATAATGTACTACAACAATTGCTTTTGTTTTTGATGTTATTAAATCTTCTAATGTATTTTCATCAATATTTGGTTGATCTGCTCTAGAATCTGCAAACACAATTTTAGCGCCTCTTAACACAAAAGCGTTTGCTGTAGATACAAATGTGTAAGAAGGCATAATAACTTCATCTCCTTCTTTTATATTTAAAAGGATGGCACACATTTCTAAAGCATCTGTGCAAGAAGTTGTTAATAAAGCTTTTTGAATACCGTAACGTTCTTGAAAAAAATGTTGACATTTTTGCGTAAAAATTCCATTACCCGAAATTTTACCAGAAGCAACCGCTTGTTCAATGTATTTTGTTTCGTTTCCTGTTAAATAAGGCTTGTTAAATGGAATTACAGTATTTACCTCCATAAATGATAGATATATTCTTTTTGCACAATATTATATTTCATT
Encoded here:
- the rffA gene encoding dTDP-4-amino-4,6-dideoxygalactose transaminase, translating into MEVNTVIPFNKPYLTGNETKYIEQAVASGKISGNGIFTQKCQHFFQERYGIQKALLTTSCTDALEMCAILLNIKEGDEVIMPSYTFVSTANAFVLRGAKIVFADSRADQPNIDENTLEDLITSKTKAIVVVHYAGVACEMDTIMALAKKYGIYVVEDAAQAIESFYKGKALGSIGHLSAFSFHETKNVISGEGGLLGINDEQFIERAEIIWEKGTNRSAFFRGEIDKYGWVDVGSSFLPSEIIAAFLWAQLENLEDIQNRRKEIWNTYYQFFKEEEKVSLPMVPHYATNNAHMFYVLLASLKKRNEFISGYKERAINPVFHYVSLHSSPYFKDKHDGRELPNCDRYADTLVRMPLFYELDQKCVLNINSDSLK